A segment of the Cololabis saira isolate AMF1-May2022 chromosome 3, fColSai1.1, whole genome shotgun sequence genome:
cggagtgatacagcactaggtgctgtgttgatgatctaaaatcctacgctgttgagcggacattgaagtacactggaactcacgcagaagttgtcccgtgtttatcctactcacgacccaaaaaggtttaatttaataaggtaaggcttaactctacaccagccttacataagtaaaggttcagatatcaaaacgggaccgcaaaacgggactagttttttctgagcggagtaagattttggtccgcgggtcgaggcgcggtcagatgcgtgttactagtcaacacaatagattaatattaataacccaatatcgcgatacactttgtcacctccacgacacgtttcgtgacgtttttgtatcgcgaaatttcgtggcatgatatattgttacacccctaatatcaACCACAGTTCTAATGGTCAACAGTTGAACACTtagtggattctgacctgagagactccaggtgacagtgtggactctccagcccaggacacagcttcttcagtcctgaatcctgcagggggttgttactcaggtccagttctttCAGACTGggggactgagagctgagaactgaggacagatctgcacagatgtcctctgagaggttacagacACTTAACCTGGAGAGGAGATAAAAGAGAAATTATGAGGTTATTTAGGAAAACTTGTATATAAcatcccctccttgaaccgccaccttactgtggtggaggggtttgtgtgcccgagtgatcctggGAGCcttgttgtcgggggcattacgcccctggtagggtctcccatggcaaacaggtcctaggtgacgggccggactaagagcggttcacaagcctatCATGAAGAGGAAGACAGCGAGGACcgtaacgtcgcccggatcggcatCACCAGGGCCCCTCCCTTGAGCCAgacctggggttggggctcgaagtcgagcgcctggtggccgggtctttgcccgtggaaCCCGGctgggctcagcccgaaatggcgacgtgagcccgccttcccgtaggcccaccacccgcaggaatgTCCATGATAGGCTGGTGGCATGTTGACTGGGTAGCAgttgtggcggggtgcctcgatgacccaatccctggaccaaaacccttgcagtagggacatggaatggcacctcgctgggggggaagcaGCCATAGCTTGTGCGtaaggttgagagataccggctagagatagtcgggctcacctccacacatagctttgGCTTTggaaccagctccttgaaaagggctggaccctccactactctggagttgcccagggtgagaggcggcgagctggtgtgggcttgtttatagcccctcagctcagtcgccatgtgttggagttcaccccggtgagcgagagggtcgtttccctgcgccttcgggtcgggaaaaggtctctcactgttgtttgtgcctacgggccgaacagcagtgcggagtacccggccttcttggaatCCCttggaggagtactggatagtgctccaactggggattccattgttctactgggggacttcaacgctcacatgggcaatgacagtgatatcTGGAGgggtgtgattgggaggaacggcctccccgatctgaaccagagcggtgttttgttgttggacttctgtgctagtcatgtttttttccataacgaacaccatgttcaaacataagggtgtccatcagtgcacgtggcaccaggacaccctaggccggaggtcaatgatcgactttgttgttgtttcatctgaccttcggccgcatgtcttagacactcgggtgaagagaggggctgcgctgtcaactgatcaccacctggtggtgagttggatgcgctggcagagGAAGACGCTGgtcagaccgggcagacccaaatggattgtgagggtctgttgggaacgtctggctgagccttctgtcagggacatcttcaactctcacctccgagagaacttctctcagatcccagggaggcgggggacatcaagtctgagtggaccatgttctctgcctccattgtcaacgtggcggctcgaagttgtggtcgcaaggtctccgtgGCGGCAATcatagaacccggtggtggacaccggaagtacaggatgccgtcagactgaagaaggagtcttaccgggctatgttagcctgtgggactcctgacgcagtagatgggtactgGCAGGccaagccgcggctcgggcggtgCTGGAGGCAAAatcccgggtctgggaggagtttggtgaggccatggaggaagactttcggtcggcctcgaggaaattctggcggaccgtttggcgcctcagaagggggaagcagtactctcccggcaccgtttatgatgtgggtggggagctgttgacctcgactggggacatcgtcggacggtggaaggaatatttcgaggatctcctcaacccgactgacatgccttccactgaggaagcagagagtggggactctagggcatgctcatccatcacccaagccgggTGGTTCATAAgttcctcagtggcagggcaccgggggtggatgagattcgcccggAGTaactcaagtctctggatgtcgtagggctgtcttggttgacacgcctctgcgacattgcatggaggaaggggacagtaccgctggagtggcaaaccgggttggtggtccctctttttaccggagagtgtgctccaactatagggggatcacacttctcagcctccccgggaaagtctacgccggggtactggagaggagaatacggccgatagttgaacctctgATTCAGGAGAAACAATGTGGTTTTCatccggtcgcggaacactgggccagctctacaccctccggagagtgctcgagggttcataggaatttgcccaaccagtctacatgtgttttgtggatctggagaaggcatttgaccgtgtccctcgtgccattctgtggggggcgctcagtgagtatggagtccggggccctctattaagggctgtccggtctctgtatgatcggagcaggagtctggttcgcattaccggcagtagatcagacttgttcccggtgcatgttggactccgtcagggctgccctttgtcactggtcctgttcataatttttatggacaggatttccaggcgtagccaggggccggaggggatcaggtttgggaaccacaagatttcgtctctgctttttgcggatgacgttgtcatgttggtttcattggaccgggaccttcagcatgtgctgggccggtttgaggccgagtgcgacgcggcagggatgagaatcagcacctccaagaccgaggccatggttctccatcgggaaagggtggcgtaccttctccgggtgggtggagaagttctgcctcaggtggaggagttcaagtatcttggggtcttgttcatgagtgagggaacgatgaagcaggagattgacagacggatcggtgcagcgtccgcagttatgcggtcgatgtaccagaccgtcgtggtgaagaaggagctgagtcgaaaggcgaagctctcgatttaccggtcaatctacacacctaccctcacctatggtcatgaactttgggtagtgaccgaaaggaggagatcgcggatacaagcggccgagatgagtttcctccgcagggtggctggacgctaccttagagatagggtgaggagttcggtcacccgggaggagctcggagtcgagccgctgctacttcacattgagaggagtcagctgaggtggcttgggcatctgtaccggattaTCCTGGATGCCTCCCCAGGGAGGTGTTtgcaggcatgtccctccgggaggagaccccggggaagacccaggacacgctggagagactatgtctctcggctggcctgggaacgcctcggactcccctcggaagagctggaggaagtgtttggggtgaaggaagtctgggcatctctgttgagactgctgccccctgctgcggcggacgatggatggatgtatataacatttcatgtacaagacaactcaaagtgcttgaaatataaacattttaaaaaatgaattaaaaatgtaAGAAATTAAGAGCAGTAATTTAAGACAGATAGACATATGTCAATAAAAAGGTTTCCAACTTGACTTAAGGCTATAGAGAGTTTCAGcatccctgatgcattctgggagtttgttccacaggtgaggagcaaaaGCTGAACGAaatcattcagagatttataaaccagcagcaggattttaacatcTATTATGGGACAGACAGGAAACCAGTGTAATGACCATCAACCGCTCTATCAAGATGTTTTTGTTGATTGTGttgaatgcagcactgagatccagtaagactaagattgaaatgttgccattaTTGGAGTGGATATCATTAAGACCTTTACTagagctgtctcagtgctgtgatgtggccggaaacctgactggaacACATCAAAACCGTCATTTCGTGTCAGAACGTTGTACAGGTTTTTGAAAAATTAGTTAAATTCAGGATATGAACAAGAAAGGCCACTCCACAGCTACCACACTTGCTCAAATGACTGATGATTGATTGCTTGAAAtggataacaaaaaaaatgttggtacTAAACTGTTGGATATGAGGGCAGTATTTGATGTTCTTGACCATAATGTGTTATTGAATGAGTTAAGCTGCTATGGTTTTGAATCAACTGCTATATATAATTTACTGTTTATTCTAAATTATGCCACCATTGCAAGGTAGGCTGATGACTAGACAGTTTTACATCGGCAAATGCGCCTGCTGGATTAACTGAGATTTAAAGGGTGGAattaaaattaacaaaaatgGACGATAAGAAACAAATGAGTTCTGAATAAGGTGAAGAGAAAGTGGACTGTTTTAGGTTCAAAACATTTATTAAGAGAAAACCCTGTGCTATGCTTAACTATGGATGATCTAGTGATAGAGCAAGTAACAGAAGTGAAGGTATTGTAGAGAGTCAAATGTCCTGGAATAGACAAGTTGACCAAATATTGTTTTTGCCTAATGATATGCAATATTTAGATGAcgttaattaataaagtagttATGACTTAAACACCAGAAACACTCTACAGAAGATTATCATGTttttcacacacacaataaTTGGTCGAGGCGGACATCAGCAATTGGttttctgttgcctccatgtcGAAGTAACTTAAAACAGAAGACAATGAATCACAGAGCGATGGTGGTGTGGAGTAAATTACCAGATGTTTGGGCTTTAGATAATATGATAAGCTTTAAGAAGAAGTtcaagttatttttgtttactcAGGAGAATAAAATGGACTGTTAAGACTTGAGCTATTAAgccccagatatacttgcaggTCAGAACGTGTACGCCTCATGGCCGGCACGcatatcctgcgttcatttgacacatcgacgtgcacgttctcaaaaagacactgaacgcgacCTGCACTTCTCGCTGTGGCCGCGTGTGGTGCTGGTCCCAGTCAGATAACTGCTACAAGTAACGACGCGGAGGTCGCTGGTGCTGTTTCCTTTGCccagatcgcaaccaaagcaatgttataatctcctcttcatccaatgttgacatgttaacttgtttgttgttcaaatccgctactgctactactgctgctactaccgctactactaaatatttaaacacTTTTCCAACTGCTGCTCTGCTTACTGTCCCCTATTGGttaccgccggtacgacgcgctctcctcacgTACCATGAagcgacgttgcagttggtggtgcacgcCAACGGACGCAAACGGACacgaacgcaagcaccaacagcaagtatatctgggactttaatctgtttattgtgttgacactgtttctttttcctttatttcttttgtgtttgtgtgtgtagtttTGCTAAAGGGGGGTGGAGCGTGGGGggtgttaaaatgtgaacagCACATGATTATTTGTTCCATCTCACACTGTCCAGAAAGTTCTTGTAAATCCTGACTTTTAAAAGAGTAAATGTTGAGTCAAAATGccattgtgctgattataatgttgttttttacttttaggaggtgtcctagtgtctgttgtctctgagttgtgggcatgtatgtttatatattttcattaatgataatgttgtaattcagctgatgattctgatgagaccccagagaaactgctgtgaaaggtcAGCAGGTAATGGAgatctaataaaacaaccaaacaaacagttctaatggtcaacagttgaacacttggttcattctgacctgagagactttaggtgacagtgtggactctccagtccaggacacagctccttcagtcctgaatcctgcaggtggttgttactcaggtccagttctgtcagactggaggactgagagctgagaactgaggaaagatctgcacagatgttctctgagaggttacaaccactcaacctgcagaggagattaaagggAAATGATGCGGTTATTTAGGAAAGTGTTTGTATAACATGtcatgtacaagacaactcaaagggcgtaaaataaaaagattttaagaattgaattaaaaatgtaAGAATTCAAGAGCAGTAATTGAATACAGACAGACattagtaaataaaaaggttttcaacttgacttaaggcaggggtgtccaaaatCGATCCTCGAGGGCCACAGTCCAGCATGTTTTAATTGTTTCCCtgcacctgattctaattaacggtcgtcaccaccttgtcatcaaagtctggataggctgttgatgaccaagctgatggtttgataaaaaaaaagggacacatctaaaacatgcagtacacCGGCCCTTGAGggccgactttggacacccctgacttAAGGCAATAGAGAGTTTCAGcatccctgatgcattctgggagtttgttctacAGGTGAGGAACAAAAGCTGAACTCTGACATCGTGTTTTGTTTTAACTCTGGGTATAGAAAGTAGGCGTTTCCCTGACAACCTGAGGGTTCTAgttggttcatcatggaccaggagatcagagatgtattttgataCAAAATCATTCAGAGATTCATAAACCAGCATaaacgacagaagcaaggcaaGGCGCGAGCTGTCGGCGTGCCGGCGCTCCCCCCTCCCCCGGCCACGCACCGCATCGCGCCGACAGCCcgcagtctgccttgcttctgctgttatttttgaaatatgtccacactgctgatgtcccgcttgcattaattgtcgccatgttgcctgaaacggcgctgccagtctcactcacgggtatcactctcttctcatcaccatgctaagcttagccgactagcagctaaccggaatgtaacaatgggattgtttatgttgtttcacatgGACGGCTTCAGGTTaagcaccgcacatgcgcaGTTGATGTACCTGCGATGAGACTACGTTGTACTttgagttacgtggagtgtttaataaagttccctgtgagtaagggtaatactcaaccgtccagtttgtataattaaggaagatagaacaaactgaaacacggaacagctggctgagcagTGGCGGCTCGGTGGCTGCTCCGCCGCCAGGCTCCACACTCAGCCGGGGACCCGCGGAgtggctcaacatctcccccctagtgtcactaaccagtaactataACAACAATGAATTGGTATCGGTGCGTCGTATTGAAAATTTTTGCGAGtatgagtacgagtatatgagagcagtatcagccccgataccgataccagtatcggtatcggggcatccctacattttattaatttttgaattggattatagtctcTAGGTGAGATGCATAGACtgggtgtcatctgcatagtcatGGTagcacattttgttctttttcataatttgagcaAGTGAGAGCATGTAAATGAGCATGTAAATATTAAACAACAGGGACCCCAGaattgaaccttgaggaactccacatgttattTGTGTAAGCTCTGATTTGTAGttacctaaagacacaaaatagtctttgTCTTTTAGATAGGACTGAAACAGGTTAGTGCTGTGCTAGAAAGTCACCCAGTTCTTCAAGCTGTCTATCAAGATGTTCTTGTTGAttgtgtcgaatgcagcactgagattcAGTAAGACtaagactgaaatgttgccagTATTGGAGTAGATATCATTAAGACCTTTACTagagctgtctcagtgctgtgatgtggccggaaacctgactggaacACATCAAAACCTTCATTTAGTGTCAGAACATCGtacgcttttttgaaaaaaaaaagttaaattcagGCTATCGTCATGCATACAAGAAAGGCCACTCCACAACTACGACACTTGCTTAAATGACGGATGATTGGTTACTTGAAATCGATGACAGAAAAATAGTTGGTAGGCTACTGTACTGTTGGATATGAGGGCAGGATTTGATGTTCTTGACCATAATGTGTTATTGAATAAGTTAAGCTGCTATGGTTTTCAATCAGCTATTATTGCATGTAGTTATTTGTCTGATAGGAAAAGCACTGTTTACTTTAATGGTAGCGATTCCAAGCTGAGAGCCGTGAGCTGTGGGGTTCTCCAAGGGAGTTCTTTGGGTccgcttttattttcaatattcaTCAATGATTTACTGTTTATTCTAAATCATGCCACCATTGCAATGTTTGCCAATGACTAGACAGTTTATATACATCGACAAATGCGACTGCTGAATTAATTAAGATTTAAAAGGTGGAATTAAAATTAACATAAGAATGGATAAGAAACAAATGAGGTCTGAATAAGGTGAAGAGAAAGTGTACTGTTTTAGGTTCAAGACATTTATTAAGAGAAAACCCTGTGTTATGCTTAACTATGGGTGATCTAGTGATAGAGCAAGTAACAGAAGTGAAGGTATTAGGGGATGTTGTAGAGAGTCAAATGTCCTGGAATAGACAAGTTGACCAAAAAGAGCAGAGAATGGGTAGAGGTATAGCTGTGAACACAGCAGGAAGTTTTTGCCTAATTATTTGATTAAACAGGTGATACACGCATCGGTCTTATCAAATGTAGATTATTGCTCTGTGACTTGGTCCAGTACAACCAAACGTAACCTGGCCGGACTGCAGGTAGCTCAGAACAAAGCAGCTGGCTGAGTCATTCAGCGCCTTTATCAGACGAGTGGATAAATATAATGAATCCCCATCCATCCTGGTTAAGTGGAGAATGTAGGATGCAATATTAATTGATGAGTATATTCAATAAAGTAGTTATGACTAAAACATCAGAAACATTTTACAGAAGATTATCATTTTATTCACACAACAATCATTTGTCAAGGCGGACATCAGCAAGTCATTTTATTTTGGCTCCATGTAGAAGTAACTTAAAACAGAAGACAATGATTAACAGAGCGATGGTGATGTGGAGTGAATTAACAGACCTTTGGACGTTAGATACCGGTAATATGATAAGCTTTAAGAAGAAGCtcaagttatttttgtttactcAAGATATTAAAATGGACTGTTAAGAATTGAGTTATTAATCTGTTTATTGTGTTGACTCTGTTTCCCTTTTCCTCTATttcttttgggtttgtgtgtgtagtTTTGCTGAAGTGGGGTAGGGggtgttaaaatgtgaacagCACATGATTACTTGTTCTACCTTGCATTGTCCAGAAAGTTGTTGCATTGTTGAAAGattggaaaatatttttttattctttttaaattgagctatggatttgatttttcttaatatcttgtttgagagtgtgatgagaaaatataaatcctgactttcaaaagaggaaatgtagagtcataatgccattgtgctgattataatgttttggttttttttatttgagtagGTGTCCTGGTGTCTGTTGACTCTGAGTTATGagcatttgttttatgtattttaactaatgataatgttgtaattcagctgatgattctgatgagaCCCCAGAGAATCTGCTAACGGGgatctaataaaacaaccaaacaaacagttcTAACGGTCAgcagttgaacacttggtggattctgacctgagagacttcAGCTGAcggtgtggactctccagtccaggacacagctcctTCAGTCCggaatcctgcaggtggttgttactcaggtccagttctgtcagactggaggactgagagctgagaactgaggacagatctgcacagatgtccCCTGAGAGGTTACAACCACTCAACCTGGAGACAGGATTAAAGAGAGATCTTGATGTTATTTAggaaagtttatttgtttaacacCTCATGAACAAGACAACTCAAACTCGGCAGGTGGttttctgttgcctccatgtaGAAGTAACTTAAAACAGAAGACAATGAGTCCCAGAGCGATGGTGGCGAGGAATTCATTACCAGACGTTTGGATTGGAGATAATAATATGGTATGCTTTAAGAAGAAGCTCAATTTCTGTTTACCCAGGGAGAATAAAATGCACTGTTGAGAAGTGAGCAATTGATTAGTTTTTTCTTAATATCTTCTTTGAGAGTGTGATGAGAAAATGTAATTCCTGGGTTTAAAAAGAGGGAATGTAGACTCATAATGccattgtgctgattataatgtTGTTATTTTTGTACTTTGAGCAGGTGTCCTAGTGTCTGTTGTCTCTGAGATGTGAGCattatgtttatgtattttaattaatgataatgttgtaattcagctgatgattctgatgagaCCCCAGATAATCTGCTAACGGAgatctaataaaacaaccaaacaaacagttcTATAGGTCAACggttgaacacttggtggattctgacctgagagactccaggtgacagtgtggactctccagtccaggacacagctccttcagtcctgaatcctgcagggggttgttactcaggtccagttctgtcagactggaggacggagagctgagaactgaggacagatctgcacagatgtcctctgagaggttacaaccactcaacctgcagaggagattaaagagaaatGATGAGGTTATTCAAAAGTGGATAATGCCatttaacaaagaaataaacaatataatatcaaTGAATGCTGATTATTTCAACTAATAATCAATAAGTATTGATCATAGTGATTGCTGCATTTCTCTTCTCTACATGTAAAGTTTCCTGAGATGAATTATTGATGAGAACTGGTCCAACATGAACCTCAACTTAGttgaacagtgaatttaactggtttcctccaagaacacaacatgttattgtaattaaaacagatgtgtccgtgttcgtccttacacaactttcttggaggctttgaccacccGCAGCAGCGTCCGTAGAAcatcctctgaagctgagaatttcttcaggtcaaacacctccagatcttctgatgacagtaagatgaagaccagagccgaccactgagcaggagacagtttatctgtggagagaACTCCTGACCTCAGGTACTGTTGGACTTGATCCACCAGAGAAccatcgttcagttcattcagacagtggaacaggttgatgcttttctctgcagacagatcctcactgatcttcttcttgatgtattcaaccgtttcctgattgttctgtgaacgtctttgttttggttccaacaggcctcgtaggagagtctgattggtctccagtgaaagacccaggaggaagcggaggaacaagtccaggtgtccgtttggactctgtaaggccttgtccacagcaaTCTGATAGAGGTGAGTCTCTTCTCTTGTTTTAAACCACCAGGAGGTGTTTCTCTGTTCCTCCAGtaggttgactccagacttgatgaaggtccgatggacatgaagagcagccagaaactcctgaacactcagatggatgaaacAGAAGACCTTgtcctggtacaggctgctctcctctctaaagatctgtgtgaacactcctgagtacactgaagcctctctgacatcaatgccacactctctcaggtctggttcatagaagatcacgtttcctttctgcagctgctcaaaagccagttttcccagagacttgatcatcttcctgttctctggactccagtgtgaatccgtctcagatcctccatcatacttgaccctcttcagtttggcctggaccaccaggaagtggatgtacatctcagtcagggtcttgggcagctcccctccctctttggtttccaggactttctccaggactttctccaggaccgtagcagtgatccagcagaagactgggatgtggcacatgatgtggaggcttcgtgatgtcttgatgtgggagatgatcctgctggtctgcttctcatctctgaatctcttcctgaagtattcttCCTTCTGCGGGTTAGTGAACCCTCTgatctctgtcaccatggagacacactcaggagggatctgattggctgctgcaggtcgtgtggtgatccagagacgagcagaaggaagcaggttccccctgatgaggtttgtcagcaggacatccactgaggtggactctgtaacatcagtcacaacctcattgttgtggaagtccagaggaagtcgactctcatccagaccatCAAAGATGAACgcgacctggaactcttcaaagctgcagatttctctggtttcagtgaagaagtgatgaacaagttccaCCAAACTCAACTTTCTGtctttcagcacattcagctttctgaaggtgaatggaaaaagtaactggatgtcctggttggttctgccttcagcccagtccagagtgaacttccgtgttaggactgttttcccgatgccggccactcccttcgtcatcactgttctgattggtccatctcttccaggtgggagtttaaagatgtcttcctgccTGATGGGTGTTTCttctctgtgtggtttcctggatgctacttcaatctgtctgacttcatgttcatcgttgacgtctccagtccctccctctgtgatgtagagctttgtgtagatctgcttcagaagggttgggtttcctgctttaacaatcCCCTCAAACAAACACTGggacttcttcttcagcttagaCTTCAGCCGCTTTTTACAAAGACCTTAATAAAGGTGGCAAAAAGAAAGGAATTAGTGTTTTATAAAGTTAAACTTATTTCTCCTAAAGAATCAGGATGTGGACCGGCACTGATTAACTCTAATGTTACGATGAGCTCTCCAATATTGAGTA
Coding sequences within it:
- the LOC133440646 gene encoding NLR family CARD domain-containing protein 3-like gives rise to the protein MNPALLEENIVLFVKNELKKIQRGLSPDYPESQEHLLEGEDEEQRRSSREAFVKITVNFLRRMKQEELAERLQSSLCKKRLKSKLKKKSQCLFEGIVKAGNPTLLKQIYTKLYITEGGTGDVNDEHEVRQIEVASRKPHREETPIRQEDIFKLPPGRDGPIRTVMTKGVAGIGKTVLTRKFTLDWAEGRTNQDIQLLFPFTFRKLNVLKDRKLSLVELVHHFFTETREICSFEEFQVAFIFDGLDESRLPLDFHNNEVVTDVTESTSVDVLLTNLIRGNLLPSARLWITTRPAAANQIPPECVSMVTEIRGFTNPQKEEYFRKRFRDEKQTSRIISHIKTSRSLHIMCHIPVFCWITATVLEKVLEKVLETKEGGELPKTLTEMYIHFLVVQAKLKRVKYDGGSETDSHWSPENRKMIKSLGKLAFEQLQKGNVIFYEPDLRECGIDVREASVYSGVFTQIFREESSLYQDKVFCFIHLSVQEFLAALHVHRTFIKSGVNLLEEQRNTSWWFKTREETHLYQIAVDKALQSPNGHLDLFLRFLLGLSLETNQTLLRGLLEPKQRRSQNNQETVEYIKKKISEDLSAEKSINLFHCLNELNDGSLVDQVQQYLRSGVLSTDKLSPAQWSALVFILLSSEDLEVFDLKKFSASEDVLRTLLRVVKASKKVVLSGCNLSENICADLSSVLSSQSSSLTELDLSNNHLQDSGLKELCPGLESPHCHLKSLRLSVCNLSEDICADLSSVLSSQSPSLKELDLSNNPLQDSGLKKLCPGLESPHCHLESLRLSGCLISEEGCASLVSALSSNPSHLRELDLRYNHPGESAVKLLSARLKDPRWRLDTLRVAPAGQRWMTPGLRKYSCQLTIDTNTVNNNIKLSDNNRKMSRVEEDQSYPDHPDRFDFWCQLLCREVLTGRCYWEVQSRGDVSVSVSYRRISRKGDSKDCRFGRNDQSLSLSCSDGGRYSVWHNNTVTPSSSSSSVSDRLAVYVDVPAGNLSFYSVCSDRLIHLHTFNTTFTEPLYPGFRFWSGSLVSLC